In Hyphomicrobium denitrificans 1NES1, one DNA window encodes the following:
- the carA gene encoding glutamine-hydrolyzing carbamoyl-phosphate synthase small subunit translates to MTAPEPWTDVPLTARLVLDDGTVIAGRGLGAAGSAVGEVCFNTAITGYQEILTDPSYAGQIITFTFPHIGNVGANNEDTETSNLASRSGVRGCVLRADITAPSNYRAAEHLDEWLKTRGIIAISGIDTRALTARIREKGMPNAVIAHEPSGNFDIDKLKADAKAWPGLLGLDLVPEVTSGQSYSWDEQRWIWNKGYTRNENPEFHVVAIDYGLKRNILRCLASAGCKVTVVPATEKAEDVLARNPDGVFLSNGPGDPAATGKYAVPEIKKLVDSGKPVFGICLGHQMLGLALGGTTKKMHQGHHGANHPVKDFTTNKVEIVSMNHGFAVDRDSLPKGVVETHVSLFDGSNCGLSVEGKPVFSVQHHPEASPGPQDSHYLFTRFVNMMREQKGRPVHRER, encoded by the coding sequence ATGACTGCACCTGAACCCTGGACAGATGTGCCCCTGACTGCGCGCCTCGTGCTCGATGACGGCACCGTGATTGCCGGCCGCGGCCTTGGCGCGGCAGGCAGCGCTGTCGGCGAAGTGTGTTTCAATACTGCCATTACCGGTTACCAGGAAATTCTGACCGATCCGAGCTATGCCGGCCAGATCATCACCTTCACGTTTCCGCACATCGGCAATGTCGGAGCAAACAACGAAGACACAGAAACCTCGAACCTCGCTTCGCGCTCGGGCGTGCGCGGTTGCGTTCTGCGCGCCGACATCACCGCGCCGTCGAACTACCGGGCCGCCGAACATCTCGACGAATGGCTCAAGACGCGCGGCATCATCGCGATCAGTGGCATCGACACGCGGGCGCTGACAGCGCGCATTCGCGAAAAGGGCATGCCGAATGCCGTCATCGCGCACGAGCCCTCAGGCAACTTCGATATCGACAAGCTGAAAGCCGATGCGAAGGCATGGCCAGGTCTGCTCGGGTTGGATCTCGTGCCCGAAGTGACGAGCGGCCAGAGCTACTCCTGGGACGAGCAACGCTGGATTTGGAACAAGGGCTACACGCGCAACGAAAATCCCGAGTTCCACGTCGTCGCGATCGATTACGGCCTGAAGCGCAACATTCTGCGGTGCCTCGCATCGGCGGGCTGCAAGGTGACGGTCGTTCCGGCGACGGAAAAAGCCGAGGACGTGCTCGCCCGCAATCCCGACGGCGTGTTCCTATCGAACGGTCCGGGCGATCCAGCCGCGACCGGCAAATACGCGGTGCCCGAAATCAAGAAGCTGGTCGACAGCGGCAAGCCTGTTTTCGGCATTTGCCTCGGCCACCAGATGCTGGGTCTCGCGCTCGGCGGTACGACCAAAAAAATGCACCAGGGCCATCACGGCGCCAATCATCCGGTCAAAGACTTTACGACCAACAAGGTCGAGATCGTTTCGATGAACCACGGCTTTGCCGTCGATCGAGACAGCTTGCCGAAGGGCGTCGTCGAAACACACGTCTCGCTTTTCGATGGCTCGAACTGCGGCTTGTCAGTGGAAGGCAAACCGGTGTTCTCGGTGCAGCACCATCCCGAAGCCTCGCCCGGTCCGCAGGACAGCCACTATCTCTTCACGCGCTTCGTCAACATGATGCGCGAGCAGAAAGGCCGCCCGGTACACCGCGAGCGCTAA
- a CDS encoding GatB/YqeY domain-containing protein: MRAKISDDLKVAMKAGDKQRVATLRLINAAIQSTEIEAKKTLDDAGVLAVMTKMVKQRRDSIEQYTNGGRPDLAATEQAEIAVIEAYLPKQMDENEVKAAVEAAIKEAGAVSAKDMGKVMGVLKAKYAGKMDFQKASAAVKAALG; this comes from the coding sequence ATGCGTGCGAAAATCAGCGACGACCTCAAAGTGGCGATGAAAGCCGGCGATAAACAGCGCGTCGCGACGCTGCGTCTCATCAACGCTGCCATCCAGTCCACGGAGATCGAAGCCAAAAAGACTTTGGACGACGCGGGCGTCCTTGCCGTCATGACCAAGATGGTGAAGCAGCGGCGCGACTCGATCGAGCAGTACACGAACGGCGGGCGACCGGACCTCGCCGCGACCGAGCAGGCCGAGATCGCCGTCATCGAGGCATATTTGCCGAAGCAGATGGACGAGAACGAGGTTAAGGCCGCTGTCGAAGCCGCCATCAAGGAAGCGGGCGCCGTGTCGGCCAAGGACATGGGCAAGGTCATGGGCGTGCTGAAGGCCAAGTACGCCGGGAAGATGGATTTCCAGAAGGCAAGCGCTGCCGTCAAAGCCGCGCTCGGGTAA